One Tunturibacter gelidoferens genomic region harbors:
- a CDS encoding carboxypeptidase regulatory-like domain-containing protein encodes MLLFVVSIGVAVAQQISADVTGVVQGTVHSPSGKPVDGAVVRLEQKGVHGGVEIQTNADGTFAFSTIQPGIYRLSAEKPGFRGRAVAVTLSSKGTQQKVDLVLEDGGSVQSTPGATSSPSEQAMAFADKPNFTVAGVTDWTAVGGHGSDSMLRTSEALASETVTLKPWDQAGSIGTADAAPVWKETEGKLRSDLEHSPGNFEANHKLGEFYLRTGRYGESLAPLQNASRINPENLKNQYDLIQAYDRSGRTAAALDRVHELLKQHGNGKLYRLAGELDETSGNPLAAVHEYEEAVQLEPSEQNYFEWGSELLIHRAVWQAQEVFRRGDEAYPRSARMLTALGAALFAGALYEEAAVRLCHASDLDPMDPEPYMFMGKMQTVAPDILSCVEQRLARFVKEQPDNALANYFYAMAILKRQQHSAETQTMNQAEELLARAVTIDAKCGDAYLQLGILSASRSKFSEAIDFYKMAIEGEPQLGEAHYRLALAYDRVGERAKAEEEFKLHDEIKSQQAEAVEKKRREVKQFLIVLPDHPVPSTAR; translated from the coding sequence ATGCTTCTGTTTGTTGTCTCCATTGGCGTGGCGGTTGCGCAGCAGATCTCTGCTGACGTGACGGGGGTCGTGCAGGGAACTGTCCATTCTCCAAGCGGTAAGCCTGTCGACGGCGCAGTCGTGAGGCTCGAACAGAAGGGGGTTCATGGTGGTGTCGAGATTCAAACCAACGCAGATGGCACGTTCGCGTTTTCGACCATTCAACCGGGAATATATCGGCTGAGCGCAGAGAAACCAGGATTCCGCGGCCGCGCTGTAGCTGTCACACTATCTTCAAAGGGCACCCAACAGAAGGTTGATCTGGTCCTAGAAGATGGAGGTTCAGTTCAATCAACTCCCGGGGCAACCTCATCGCCTTCCGAACAAGCTATGGCTTTCGCCGATAAGCCGAACTTCACCGTTGCAGGAGTGACTGATTGGACGGCGGTCGGGGGGCATGGATCGGACTCTATGCTGCGGACCAGCGAAGCGCTCGCGAGTGAAACAGTTACGCTCAAACCATGGGATCAGGCAGGCAGTATTGGAACAGCCGATGCTGCTCCTGTTTGGAAGGAGACCGAAGGCAAGTTACGCTCAGATTTGGAACATTCTCCGGGAAACTTTGAAGCGAACCATAAGCTTGGTGAATTCTATCTTCGAACTGGCCGATACGGCGAATCGCTAGCGCCCCTACAAAATGCATCTCGGATTAATCCGGAAAATCTCAAGAACCAGTACGACCTTATTCAGGCTTATGACCGGAGTGGTCGTACTGCGGCGGCCCTCGATCGCGTCCATGAGCTACTCAAGCAACATGGGAACGGGAAGCTATATCGGCTTGCGGGTGAGTTGGATGAGACATCAGGCAATCCTCTAGCCGCCGTTCATGAGTATGAGGAGGCGGTCCAACTGGAACCCAGTGAACAGAATTATTTTGAGTGGGGTTCTGAGTTATTAATTCATCGAGCTGTTTGGCAGGCACAGGAGGTCTTTCGCAGAGGGGACGAAGCCTATCCGAGGTCGGCCAGAATGCTGACGGCCCTGGGTGCGGCTCTCTTCGCCGGCGCGCTGTACGAGGAGGCTGCCGTTCGCCTGTGCCATGCTTCCGATCTTGACCCGATGGACCCTGAGCCGTATATGTTTATGGGTAAGATGCAGACTGTGGCTCCCGATATATTGTCGTGTGTTGAGCAGAGGCTGGCACGGTTTGTGAAGGAGCAGCCTGACAACGCTCTTGCCAACTATTTTTATGCGATGGCGATCCTGAAGCGGCAGCAACATTCGGCGGAGACCCAGACCATGAATCAGGCCGAGGAGCTGCTTGCAAGAGCTGTCACTATCGATGCAAAATGCGGCGACGCTTACCTCCAGCTCGGGATACTGTCTGCGTCTCGATCCAAATTTTCCGAGGCGATCGATTTTTATAAAATGGCAATCGAAGGGGAGCCGCAGCTGGGCGAGGCCCATTACCGGCTCGCGCTAGCCTATGACCGAGTCGGAGAACGAGCGAAGGCTGAAGAAGAGTTCAAGCTTCACGATGAGATCAAGAGTCAACAGGCAGAGGCCGTTGAGAAGAAGCGTCGCGAGGTCAAGCAATTCCTGATCGTTCTGCCAGATCATCCTGTTCCTTCGACGGCACGATAA
- a CDS encoding LacI family DNA-binding transcriptional regulator, with protein sequence MNIEAVARRANVSTATVSRVINRPELVRASTAAAVLEVIRELNFYPNRNARALGTGRSNMFGLIISDITNPFFPELVKAFETIAVEHGQEVLVANTDYNPVRMEHCLSRMLERKVDGVAIMTSEMDEALIGPFGRRGIPLVFLDGGKPALGVNTISVDYKTGIGQAMKHLRTLNHRRIGFISGPLRLISARKRLDAFMKGMAVDKPRMKETWIEEGDHRIEGGKIAMRRMLTSKKLPTAVMASNDLTAIGAIDEIHEQGFRVPEDISVIGFDDIHMSAFTYPALTTIRLPRTQIAQIAFQSLFESYDGHQIEPRPGRNRVIEPMLVVRKSTGPPKK encoded by the coding sequence ATGAATATTGAAGCTGTCGCCAGACGCGCCAACGTCTCAACTGCCACGGTTAGTCGGGTAATCAATCGACCAGAGCTGGTGCGGGCATCGACGGCTGCGGCGGTTCTGGAAGTCATTCGTGAGTTGAACTTCTACCCCAACCGGAATGCGCGAGCGTTGGGAACTGGCCGCAGTAACATGTTTGGGCTGATCATTTCCGATATTACCAATCCTTTTTTCCCTGAGTTGGTGAAAGCGTTCGAGACCATTGCGGTAGAACACGGACAGGAGGTGCTGGTTGCGAACACTGACTACAATCCGGTCAGGATGGAGCATTGCCTGAGCCGTATGCTGGAGCGCAAAGTGGACGGGGTCGCCATTATGACCTCCGAGATGGATGAGGCGCTGATAGGACCTTTCGGCAGACGTGGCATTCCGCTGGTGTTTTTAGATGGCGGGAAGCCGGCGCTTGGAGTCAACACTATCAGTGTGGACTACAAGACAGGCATCGGCCAGGCGATGAAGCATCTGAGAACGCTAAATCATCGCCGGATCGGATTTATCAGCGGCCCACTAAGGCTGATCTCGGCGCGGAAACGTCTGGACGCATTCATGAAGGGCATGGCAGTCGATAAGCCCCGCATGAAAGAGACATGGATTGAGGAGGGAGATCATCGGATCGAAGGTGGAAAGATTGCGATGAGGCGCATGCTAACTTCTAAGAAGTTGCCGACGGCCGTGATGGCGTCGAACGATCTCACTGCGATCGGGGCGATCGACGAGATCCATGAACAGGGTTTCCGGGTGCCGGAGGATATCTCGGTGATCGGCTTCGACGATATTCACATGAGCGCTTTTACCTATCCTGCGCTGACGACGATCCGCCTGCCCAGAACGCAGATTGCACAGATTGCCTTTCAGTCTCTGTTTGAAAGTTATGATGGGCATCAGATTGAACCGCGTCCGGGAAGAAACCGCGTGATCGAGCCTATGCTGGTGGTCAGGAAGTCGACGGGACCACCGAAAAAGTAA
- a CDS encoding alpha-galactosidase, producing MPGRKVCLVLLAALVTSGAALPQSAIRYDAASRVWQLSAGEMTYEIGVNDQNGLQTMYWGPRLEGPSMLASAKSYPEAASFDASLSTTPLEYAAWGDGLPTQPALKISFPDGNRSLILDYLDSKQTDGPNGDRLEITLRDRLAEVYVHLFYKVYAPGILARWSQIENRTKAVITVEQAASATLNLPPSTSYELSSLSGRWGAEWQLQTVALMPGHNVLESRRGSTSHQSNPWLAIGRTGETTETAGPVWFGELGWSGSWQIDVEQTFSHRIKITGGYNTFDFSYPLAPGQLLNTPIFYVGYTSKGHGEASRILHHFQQQQILPGAPRPKPRPIIYNSWEATEFNVDEAGQLALAEKAASLGVERMVIDDGWFGQRATDHAGLGDWYVNQTKFPNGLKPVIDRVHQLGMDFGIWVEPEMINPDSDLYRKHPDWAMSFPGRPRTEARNQLVLNLARDDVKQFILSFLDKLVSENDIAFLKWDYNRNWSEPGWDAVPLPEQKEIYVRYIDNLYNVLAELRKRHPKLEIESCSGGGGRVDLGILRYTDEVWPSDNTDALDRLSIQDGFSHAYTPGVMVAWVTDVPNFLDRRNIPLQFRFTVAMTGALGIGSDVTKWTADESSLATRLLAFYKTIRSTVQQGALYRLVAPEANEQSALEYVAEDGHQAVLFAFLHSQHYGEPFQTVRAKGLEPAALYKVNPHDPAKATGLPQQMTGSELMGLGLSLHLIGDYDSTAIVFEKVERK from the coding sequence TTGCCTGGACGTAAAGTCTGCCTCGTTCTTCTTGCGGCGCTAGTGACCTCGGGGGCTGCACTCCCTCAGTCTGCGATTCGTTACGATGCTGCTTCACGCGTCTGGCAGTTGTCCGCAGGAGAGATGACCTACGAAATAGGGGTCAACGATCAGAACGGCCTCCAAACAATGTACTGGGGTCCGCGCCTTGAAGGGCCATCGATGCTCGCCTCGGCAAAGTCGTACCCGGAGGCCGCGTCTTTCGATGCTTCTCTATCGACAACCCCACTCGAATACGCCGCTTGGGGCGACGGCTTACCAACGCAACCCGCTCTCAAGATCAGCTTCCCCGACGGCAACCGTTCGCTCATTCTCGACTATCTCGACAGCAAACAGACCGACGGCCCCAACGGCGATCGATTGGAGATTACACTCCGTGACCGACTCGCCGAGGTCTATGTCCATCTTTTTTACAAGGTGTACGCGCCCGGTATTCTCGCTCGCTGGTCACAAATAGAGAATCGCACCAAGGCAGTCATCACGGTGGAGCAAGCCGCTTCCGCAACCCTCAACCTTCCGCCAAGCACCTCCTACGAACTAAGCTCGCTCAGCGGTCGATGGGGCGCCGAATGGCAGCTCCAAACCGTCGCCCTTATGCCTGGGCACAACGTGCTGGAAAGCCGCCGCGGCAGCACCTCGCATCAGTCCAATCCATGGCTCGCCATAGGACGCACCGGGGAGACCACCGAGACAGCTGGCCCGGTCTGGTTCGGCGAACTCGGCTGGAGCGGCAGTTGGCAGATCGACGTCGAACAAACCTTCAGCCATCGCATCAAGATTACCGGCGGCTACAACACCTTTGATTTCTCCTATCCCCTCGCGCCCGGCCAACTCCTCAACACGCCCATCTTCTATGTGGGCTACACCAGCAAGGGCCACGGCGAGGCGTCGCGAATACTTCACCACTTTCAACAACAGCAGATTCTGCCCGGAGCACCACGCCCAAAGCCCCGCCCCATCATCTACAACTCCTGGGAGGCAACAGAATTCAACGTCGACGAGGCCGGCCAGCTTGCCCTTGCAGAAAAGGCCGCCAGCCTCGGAGTCGAGCGCATGGTCATCGATGACGGCTGGTTCGGCCAGCGCGCCACCGATCACGCCGGTCTCGGCGACTGGTACGTCAACCAGACGAAGTTCCCGAATGGCCTCAAACCCGTTATCGATCGCGTCCATCAACTTGGCATGGACTTTGGGATCTGGGTCGAGCCCGAGATGATAAATCCAGACAGCGATCTCTATCGCAAGCACCCCGATTGGGCCATGAGCTTCCCTGGCCGCCCGCGCACCGAAGCCCGGAACCAGCTCGTGCTCAACCTCGCCCGCGACGACGTGAAGCAGTTCATTCTCAGCTTTTTAGACAAGCTTGTTAGCGAAAACGATATCGCCTTCCTCAAGTGGGACTACAACCGCAACTGGTCCGAACCGGGCTGGGATGCGGTGCCCTTGCCTGAGCAGAAGGAGATTTACGTTCGCTACATCGACAACCTCTACAACGTCCTCGCCGAACTCCGCAAACGACACCCTAAGCTCGAGATCGAGTCCTGCTCAGGAGGAGGAGGCCGCGTCGATCTCGGCATTCTCCGCTACACCGACGAGGTCTGGCCCTCCGACAACACCGATGCCCTCGACCGTCTCTCCATCCAGGACGGTTTCTCCCACGCCTATACTCCTGGAGTCATGGTGGCCTGGGTCACCGATGTCCCAAACTTCCTCGACCGCCGCAACATTCCCCTGCAATTCCGGTTCACCGTCGCTATGACAGGGGCTCTCGGAATCGGCAGCGATGTCACCAAATGGACTGCTGACGAATCCTCTCTCGCAACACGTCTCCTCGCCTTCTACAAAACCATCCGCTCCACCGTGCAGCAGGGCGCGCTCTATCGCCTCGTCGCGCCAGAGGCCAACGAGCAGTCAGCGCTTGAATATGTCGCCGAAGATGGGCATCAGGCCGTCCTCTTCGCCTTCCTGCACTCGCAGCACTACGGAGAACCGTTTCAAACCGTTCGCGCTAAGGGACTCGAACCCGCAGCCCTCTACAAGGTCAACCCGCATGATCCAGCGAAGGCCACAGGCTTGCCCCAGCAGATGACCGGCAGCGAACTCATGGGGCTAGGCCTCTCCCTTCATCTCATCGGCGACTACGATAGCACCGCAATCGTCTTCGAAAAGGTCGAACGCAAATAA
- a CDS encoding c-type cytochrome, protein MPSVTETKVINWTKHITIGGKKDANPVAASAENIEDGKQGFTSYCMVCHGLDGQNRGVPFAASVSPPIPSLASAEIQSYTDGQLSGLSRTELLLRVCPPLTRIFPMRICGAWCFIFGTCRGQAAWVSLPYMAVQRNDEVAIETWENSHFGLNI, encoded by the coding sequence ATGCCGTCCGTAACCGAGACCAAGGTTATCAACTGGACGAAGCATATCACTATCGGGGGCAAAAAAGACGCCAATCCGGTGGCTGCAAGTGCGGAGAATATTGAGGATGGCAAACAGGGCTTTACCTCGTACTGCATGGTTTGCCACGGGCTTGACGGCCAGAACAGGGGCGTTCCTTTCGCTGCGTCTGTTTCTCCACCCATCCCCTCGCTTGCCAGCGCCGAGATTCAGTCTTATACGGATGGACAACTGAGTGGATTATCAAGAACGGAATTGCTCCTTCGGGTATGCCCGCCTCTGACAAGGATTTTTCCGATGAGGATATGTGGCGCATGGTGCTTTATATTCGGAACCTGCCGAGGGCAGGCAGCCTGGGTGAGCCTGCCGTATATGGCGGTTCAGCGAAATGATGAGGTGGCCATTGAAACGTGGGAAAACAGCCATTTCGGTCTAAACATATAA
- a CDS encoding glycoside hydrolase family 2 protein: MNRRHFLTSTGTVLAAGVIAPAATSQAVAPVTTRGSRMILPINRGWRYSTKTSSEGHNPGFDDSSFTRVVVPHTNVRLPWHSFDDKTYEFISLYRRPLDIPAAHGRRVFVDFEGVMTASTVYLNGTKLGEYRGGYTPFSFELTQHLDPSGKNLLSLDVDSTERADIPPFGNEVDYLTFGGIYREVALRIVPQTFLENIYARPTNVLSASPTVEVECFLDRAPDSRLGALSLRAELRRNPDGNVCSSTTRKISEPTSIDHHEADADQTLGALPLPTPVPGSYTLTLDKLGKLDLWDLETPHLYTVHVQLLENGRVIDEDGRRIGFREATFTPQGFSLNGKIVKLHGLDRHQTFPFVGQAMPARVQRQDAKILRHDLRCNIVRTSHYPQSRHFLDACDEIGLLVLEEIPGWQHIGDKPWQDIAVDNVRRMIRRDWNHPSIILWGVRINESRDNHDFYTRTNALAHALDQQRQTGGIRYFQESEFLEDVFTMNDFGWPLKAPNHPRYLNTEFVGHTFPAKTIDSKERLQEFVVRHARVHDTLASNPQYAGGIGWCAFDYNTHNNFGSGDRICYHGVMDIFRTPKSAAGFYKSMCEPSEEIVLEPAFHWSRNDESIGFTTAMISSNCDHLKLFVENAKGERLVGEGDPDRKQFPSLKHPPFTIPLGEGLRAWGDLRIEGYIGGKQVVSKRYSGKGVDQQFVVLPDDRELIGDGADTTRVVLRVNDEFGQIRPFANDAIRLELEGPGEIIGDNPFALIGGTGAIWIRAKEQPGSLRLRATHPFLGEQTIDIQCSSASPEQA; this comes from the coding sequence ATGAACCGCAGACACTTTCTCACTTCCACCGGAACAGTCCTCGCCGCCGGCGTCATCGCGCCAGCAGCCACAAGTCAGGCTGTCGCCCCCGTCACCACGCGTGGCAGCCGCATGATCCTGCCTATCAATCGCGGCTGGCGCTATAGCACAAAAACCTCAAGCGAAGGTCACAATCCCGGCTTCGACGACTCCAGCTTTACCCGCGTCGTCGTCCCGCACACTAACGTTCGCCTGCCCTGGCACAGCTTTGACGACAAGACCTATGAGTTCATCTCGCTTTACCGTCGCCCGCTCGACATCCCCGCCGCTCACGGAAGGCGCGTCTTCGTCGACTTCGAAGGCGTTATGACCGCATCCACCGTCTACCTCAACGGCACGAAGCTCGGCGAATACCGCGGAGGCTACACGCCGTTTTCCTTCGAGCTGACCCAGCATCTCGACCCCTCCGGCAAAAATCTTCTCTCCCTCGACGTCGACTCCACCGAACGCGCCGACATCCCGCCCTTCGGCAACGAGGTCGACTACCTCACCTTCGGCGGCATCTATCGCGAGGTCGCGCTCCGCATCGTCCCCCAGACCTTTCTCGAAAACATCTACGCCCGCCCAACCAACGTGCTCAGCGCCTCCCCCACCGTAGAGGTCGAATGCTTCCTCGACCGCGCTCCCGATTCTCGTCTCGGAGCACTTTCGCTCCGCGCCGAACTCCGCCGCAACCCAGACGGCAACGTCTGCTCCTCGACCACCCGCAAGATCTCCGAACCCACGTCCATCGATCACCACGAGGCCGATGCTGACCAAACCCTGGGCGCGCTTCCGCTCCCCACCCCGGTCCCCGGCTCCTACACTCTCACGCTCGATAAACTGGGCAAGCTCGATCTGTGGGATCTTGAAACCCCGCACCTTTACACCGTTCACGTTCAACTCCTCGAGAACGGCAGAGTCATCGACGAAGACGGCCGCCGCATCGGCTTCCGCGAGGCCACCTTCACCCCACAGGGCTTCTCGCTCAACGGAAAGATCGTCAAGCTTCATGGCCTCGACCGCCACCAGACCTTTCCTTTCGTCGGCCAGGCGATGCCTGCGCGCGTCCAGCGTCAGGACGCAAAGATCCTCCGGCATGACCTTCGTTGCAACATCGTCCGCACCTCCCATTACCCACAGTCCCGGCATTTTCTCGACGCCTGTGATGAAATCGGCCTCCTCGTCCTTGAAGAGATTCCCGGTTGGCAGCACATCGGCGACAAGCCCTGGCAGGATATCGCCGTCGATAACGTCCGCCGCATGATCCGGCGCGACTGGAACCACCCCTCCATAATCCTCTGGGGCGTCCGCATCAACGAGTCGCGCGACAACCACGACTTCTACACCCGCACCAACGCCCTCGCGCACGCCCTCGACCAGCAGCGCCAGACCGGCGGCATCCGCTACTTCCAGGAGTCCGAGTTCCTCGAAGACGTCTTCACCATGAACGACTTCGGCTGGCCCCTGAAGGCCCCAAACCATCCCCGCTACCTCAACACGGAGTTCGTCGGCCACACCTTCCCCGCCAAAACCATCGATAGCAAAGAGCGCCTGCAGGAGTTTGTCGTCCGCCACGCCCGCGTCCACGATACCCTCGCCTCCAACCCCCAATACGCCGGCGGCATCGGCTGGTGCGCCTTCGACTACAACACCCACAACAACTTCGGCTCCGGCGACCGCATCTGCTACCACGGCGTCATGGACATCTTCCGCACTCCTAAGTCCGCCGCAGGCTTCTATAAATCCATGTGCGAACCCTCCGAAGAGATCGTCCTCGAGCCCGCCTTCCACTGGTCGCGCAATGACGAGTCGATAGGCTTCACCACCGCGATGATCTCCTCCAACTGCGACCACCTTAAGCTCTTCGTCGAGAACGCCAAAGGCGAGCGCCTGGTCGGCGAAGGAGATCCCGATCGCAAGCAGTTTCCCTCCCTCAAACATCCGCCCTTCACCATCCCTCTCGGCGAAGGTCTTCGCGCCTGGGGCGATCTCCGAATCGAGGGTTACATTGGCGGTAAACAAGTCGTATCCAAACGCTACTCCGGCAAGGGCGTCGACCAGCAGTTCGTGGTGTTGCCCGACGATCGCGAACTGATCGGAGACGGCGCGGACACAACACGGGTCGTCTTACGGGTCAACGATGAATTCGGCCAGATACGCCCCTTCGCCAATGACGCCATCCGCCTTGAACTTGAAGGCCCCGGGGAGATCATAGGCGACAACCCCTTTGCCCTTATAGGCGGCACCGGAGCAATCTGGATCCGCGCCAAAGAACAGCCCGGCAGTCTCCGCCTGCGCGCCACTCACCCGTTCCTCGGCGAGCAGACCATCGACATCCAGTGCTCCTCAGCCTCACCCGAACAGGCCTGA
- a CDS encoding CRTAC1 family protein, translated as MDALTTPLWQWRDPTLIQAATSNPAPPVQFVDVAQRAGLTIPNVWGGMDHKRSIIEAKGSGLAFFDYDQDGWLDIYLTNGNRLDAQWSAGKAPISHLYKNNRDGTFTDVTEKSGLGVTGWQTGVCIGDYDNDGWDDLFCTFWGHNILFHNNGNGTFTDVTHKAGLYQEQFRWGAGCTFLDYDRDSHLDLFVCNYLKLNPETIPAADETHYCQWKGVPIMCGPRGLPGDTNILYHNNGDGTFTDVSQKSGILKPGPRYSITSVSYDFDNDGWPDIYVAVDSQPSILFQNNHDGTFTDVAVIAGCAYSDGGHEQAGMGVAVADYDCDGWFDIFKTNFADDTCNLYHNNGDGTFSDVTFPSGVGINNRYVAWGCAFLDYDNDGWPDIFQVNGHVYPEIDNYHFDQTFKNPRLVYKNLGNGHFKDVSSSMGPGIAERFSSRGAAFGDYDNDGGLDALILNMNDLPSLLRNDGGNKQNWIKIKLLGVKCNRTAIGARVRVITGKHIQMDEVHSGTSVMSQSDLRIHFGLGKADVVDVIEVKWPTTQKIERFMQVKANQILTIREGNGIVAISKAASSRST; from the coding sequence ATGGACGCGCTAACGACCCCGCTCTGGCAATGGAGAGATCCAACGCTGATCCAAGCCGCAACCTCGAATCCTGCGCCCCCAGTGCAGTTTGTGGATGTCGCGCAGCGAGCCGGGTTGACAATCCCAAACGTGTGGGGCGGTATGGACCACAAGCGCAGCATTATCGAGGCCAAGGGAAGTGGGCTGGCTTTTTTTGACTACGACCAGGACGGTTGGTTGGACATCTATCTCACCAATGGGAATCGACTTGACGCTCAATGGTCTGCCGGAAAGGCGCCTATATCTCATCTGTACAAGAACAACCGCGATGGCACGTTTACCGATGTCACCGAGAAGTCGGGTCTGGGTGTCACCGGTTGGCAGACCGGCGTCTGCATCGGCGACTACGATAACGACGGATGGGACGATCTGTTTTGCACCTTCTGGGGGCATAACATCCTCTTCCACAACAATGGAAATGGAACCTTTACTGATGTTACTCACAAAGCCGGCCTCTATCAGGAACAGTTCCGTTGGGGCGCTGGCTGCACCTTTCTCGACTACGACAGGGACAGCCATCTCGATCTTTTCGTCTGTAACTATCTCAAGCTGAATCCGGAGACCATTCCAGCGGCAGACGAAACGCATTATTGTCAGTGGAAGGGTGTCCCCATCATGTGCGGCCCCCGCGGCCTTCCCGGCGACACGAACATTCTTTATCACAACAATGGAGACGGCACCTTTACCGACGTCTCGCAAAAGTCGGGCATTCTGAAACCGGGCCCGCGATACTCCATCACCTCCGTCTCTTACGACTTCGACAACGATGGTTGGCCGGACATCTATGTTGCGGTGGACTCACAACCGAGCATTCTCTTCCAGAACAATCACGACGGAACGTTCACCGATGTTGCCGTTATTGCCGGTTGCGCCTACAGCGATGGCGGTCATGAGCAGGCCGGAATGGGTGTCGCTGTCGCCGATTACGATTGCGACGGCTGGTTCGACATCTTCAAGACCAACTTCGCAGACGACACCTGCAACCTATACCACAACAACGGCGATGGAACCTTCAGCGATGTTACGTTTCCTTCCGGCGTAGGAATCAATAACCGCTATGTCGCATGGGGATGCGCTTTTCTTGACTATGACAACGATGGTTGGCCGGACATCTTTCAGGTAAATGGGCATGTTTACCCTGAGATCGACAACTACCATTTCGATCAAACCTTCAAGAATCCGCGCTTGGTCTACAAGAACCTCGGCAATGGACACTTCAAGGATGTTTCGTCGTCAATGGGGCCCGGAATTGCAGAACGCTTTTCCAGCCGGGGCGCGGCCTTCGGAGACTATGACAACGATGGTGGCTTGGATGCGCTGATTTTGAACATGAACGATTTGCCATCGCTCCTTCGCAACGACGGAGGAAACAAACAAAACTGGATCAAAATCAAACTGCTAGGCGTAAAATGCAATCGCACCGCAATTGGAGCTCGCGTGCGCGTCATAACCGGTAAGCACATTCAAATGGACGAAGTTCATAGCGGTACAAGCGTGATGTCGCAAAGCGATCTGCGCATTCACTTCGGTCTTGGCAAGGCAGATGTAGTGGATGTCATTGAAGTGAAGTGGCCGACGACGCAAAAGATAGAACGATTCATGCAGGTCAAAGCGAATCAGATACTCACCATCCGCGAAGGCAACGGAATCGTCGCAATCTCCAAGGCCGCCTCCTCGCGCTCCACTTAG